The proteins below come from a single Zea mays cultivar B73 chromosome 8, Zm-B73-REFERENCE-NAM-5.0, whole genome shotgun sequence genomic window:
- the LOC103636494 gene encoding protein STRICTOSIDINE SYNTHASE-LIKE 10, with translation MGRRSNLVTWLLALVVLALALFARPFAAAQIKTTDTRWSFQLPLPSGLRGAESLAFDGKGEGPYAGVSDGRVLKWGGTTVGWTTFAHSANYRKIPLCTAGVVPSEETESMCGRPLGLQFHAKTGDLYIADAYLGLMRVGPGGGEAEVLATGAGGAPFHFVNGLDVDQSTGDVYFTDSSATYPRRFNTEIMMNADATGRLLRYDARTKSVAVLKAGLPYPNGVAVSRDGAHVVVAHTVPCQAFRYFLSGARAGQYDLLADLPGYPDNVRRDGKGGYWVALNQEKQRLDATPATAPVKHLVGVRLNADGEEVEELTAAKGVTLSDVAEMKGKLWLGSVELEYVGLVA, from the coding sequence ATGGGGCGTCGGAGCAATCTAGTTACGTGGCTCCTCGCTTTGGTCGTGCTAGCCCTAGCCCTTTTCGCCCGGCCGTTTGCCGCCGCACAGATCAAGACCACCGACACGCGCTGGAGCTTCCAGCTTCCTTTACCAAGCGGCCTCCGCGGCGCCGAGAGCCTCGCCTTCGACGGGAAGGGCGAGGGGCCCTACGCCGGTGTCTCGGACGGCCGCGTCCTCAAGTGGGGCGGCACAACCGTCGGCTGGACCACGTTCGCGCATAGCGCAAACTACCGCAAGATACCCCTGTGCACGGCGGGAGTGGTGCCGTCGGAGGAGACCGAGAGCATGTGCGGCCGCCCGCTGGGCCTCCAGTTCCACGCCAAGACCGGCGACCTCTACATCGCCGACGCCTACCTGGGGCTCATGAGGGTCGGCCCGGGCGGCGGCGAGGCCGAGGTGCTCGCGACCGGCGCGGGCGGCGCCCCGTTCCACTTCGTCAACGGTCTCGACGTCGACCAGTCCACCGGCGACGTCTACTTCACCGACTCCAGCGCGACGTATCCCAGGAGGTTTAACACCGAGATCATGATGAACGCGGACGCGACGGGCCGGCTCCTCAGGTACGACGCGCGGACCAAGAGCGTCGCCGTGCTGAAGGCCGGCCTGCCGTACCCGAACGGCGTGGCGGTCAGCCGCGACGGGGCACACGTCGTGGTCGCGCACACCGTGCCCTGCCAGGCGTTCAGGTACTTTCTCAGCGGCGCCAGGGCGGGGCAGTACGACCTGCTGGCCGACCTGCCGGGGTACCCCGACAACGTGAGGCGGGACGGCAAGGGTGGCTACTGGGTGGCGCTGAACCAGGAGAAGCAACGGCTGGACGCGACGCCGGCGACGGCTCCCGTGAAGCACCTGGTGGGCGTCCGCCTGAACGCTGACGGGGAGGAGGTCGAGGAGCTCACGGCGGCCAAGGGCGTCACGCTGAGCGACGTGGCGGAGATGAAGGGCAAGCTCTGGTTAGGCTCCGTGGAGCTCGAGTATGTCGGCTTGGTTGCATGA